The following is a genomic window from Sphingomonas sinipercae.
CGTAGAACAGGTAGAAGCGGGTCTTGCCGTCGGGCGAATCGAGCAGCCGGTCGATGGTCCGGCGGTCGGACTTCATGGCCGGTGCGTGCGCGCGGCGTAGAGGCCAAGGCGGGCGACGATGTCCTCCGCGACCAGCTCCGACAAGCGTTCGGCCGCGGTCTGCTCGGCGGCAACGGTCGCATATTCCGAGCTGACGACGTCGATCCCGGCGTCGGACCCGGCGGTGGCGTCGAGCACCACTTGCCCGTTCGAGACGCGCACGAGCTGGTAGCGGGCCCGCAGGATCCGCCGTTCGCGAGTGACCGCGCGGTCGCCGCGAATGCCAAGGCCGATGATCTGGTCGTCGAGCTCGACGTTGAGCCGATAGGCACCCGGCGCGGCGCGATTGGCGCCAAGGCGGTCGCGAAGCTTGTTATAGACCAGCCAGCCATTGCGGCCGGGGATCGTCGAAACTTCGACCTGGCCCAGCAGCGATGCGACCGGGCCGCCGCTGCCCCCCGCGTAAAGCGGCCGAAGCGCGCAACCGTCGAGCGCGAAGGCGGCCAGCGCGAGGAGCCACAGCCGGGTCATGCGACGATGTTCACCAGCCGGTCGGGCACGACGATGACCTTGCGCGGCGCTGCTCCATCGAGCTGCTTCTGCACCTTTTCCGAAGCCAGTGCGACCGCCTCCGCCTCGTCCCGGCCAAGCCCGCGCGCGACGACGATGGTGTCGCGCAGCTTGCCGTTGACCTGGACCGCCAGGGTCACTTCGTCTTCGACCAGCAGCGCCGGGTCGTGCTTCGGCCATTCGGCATTGGCGGCAAGCCCCTTGCCCCCAATCGCCTGCCAGCATTCCTCGGCCAGGTGCGGGGCCATCGGCGCGACCAGCCGGACCAGCGTCGCGACGCCGTCCTGCCGGGTCCGCGACGGCTTCGCTTTTTCAAGCGCCGAGACGAATTCGTACAATTGGGCGACGGCCTTGTTGAACTGCAGCCCTTCCAGCGCCTCGGTGACTCCGGCGATGGTCGCGTGCCGCTTCTGCTCAAGCGCCGGATCGTCCCCGTCCGCCGTCTCCGATGAAGCGAGCCGCCACACGCGCTGGACGAAGCGGGCGGCGCCTTCGATCCCGCTCTCCGACCATTCGAGGTCGCGTTCGGGCGGGCTGTCGGACAGCATGAACCAGCGCACCGCATCGGCGCCGTAGCGCTCGACGATCGGCTGCGGGTCGATCGTGTTGCGCTTGGATTTCGACATCTTCTCGACCCGGCCGAGCGTCACCGCCTCGCCGCTGTCCACGCCGACAAAGGCTCCGCCCTCGCGGCGCACCTGCTCCGGGCTCAACCAGCTGCCGTCGGCCGCGCGATAGGTCTCGTGCGTGACCATGCCTTGGGTGAACAGGCCCTTGAACGGCTCGGCTACGCCGACCCGCCCGATCCGCTCCAGCGCCCGGGTCCAGAAGCGCGCGTAGAGCAGGTGCAGGATCGCATGTTCGACCCCGCCGATATATTGGTCGACGGGCAGCCACGAGTCCGCCTCCTGTCGATCGAACGGCGCGTCGATCGGCTGGCTTGCGAAGCGGATGAAATACCAACTGGAATCGACGAAGGTGTCCAGCGTGTCGGTCTCGCGCCGAGCCGGCCCGGCGCACTTGGGGCAAGCGACGTCGCGCCAGCTTGGATGACGGTCGAGCGGGTTGCCGGGCACGTCGAAGCTGACGTCCTTGGGCAGGACGATCGGCAATTGCGCGCGCGGCACCGGCACCGGCCCGCAGGCCGCGCAATGGATCATCGGGATCGGCGTGCCCCAGTAACGCTGGCGCGACACGCCCCAGTCGCGCAGGCGATAGGCGACTTCGCGCGTGCCCCAGCCGCTCTCCTCGGCGCGGCGGATCACCGCCTGCTGGGCCTGGGGAACCGACAGGCCGTCCAGGAAGTCGGAATTGACGATGACGCCTTCACCCGGCTCGGCCGAATCGCCGATGGGGGTCGTCGAATCCTGCGTCGGCCCGGCCACGACCCGGCGGATCGGAAGCTCGTACTTGGTTGCGAATTCGTGGTCGCGCTGGTCGTGCGCGGGCACTCCGAAGACCGCGCCGGTGCCATAGTCCATCAGCACGAAGTTCGCGATCCACACCGGCAGCCGCCATTCGGGGTTGAGCGGATGCACCGCTTCCACGCCGGTCAAAAAGCCTCGCTTTTCCGCCGTTTCCAGGGCTGCCGCCGTGGTCGGGCCGGCGCGGCATTCGGCGACGAACTGCGCGGCATCCGGATTTTCCGATGCGACCGCTCGCGCCAATGGATGGTCCGCGGCGACGGCGACGAAGCTGGCGCCGAAAATAGTGTCCGGGCGGGTGGTGAAGACCTCGATCCCCGTTCCCACGCGCAGCGCCGCCTGGACCCACGGATAGTCGGCATTGGCCCGGTCGGGCGCGAGCTCGAAGCGGAAACGGAGCCCGTCGGACCGGCCGATCCAATTCTCCTGCATCAGCCGGACCTTGTCGGGCCAGTGCTCGAGGG
Proteins encoded in this region:
- the lptE gene encoding LPS assembly lipoprotein LptE; translated protein: MTRLWLLALAAFALDGCALRPLYAGGSGGPVASLLGQVEVSTIPGRNGWLVYNKLRDRLGANRAAPGAYRLNVELDDQIIGLGIRGDRAVTRERRILRARYQLVRVSNGQVVLDATAGSDAGIDVVSSEYATVAAEQTAAERLSELVAEDIVARLGLYAARTHRP
- the leuS gene encoding leucine--tRNA ligase — translated: MTGRFDPAVADVRWQQRWDDERCFIADSASAKPKSYVLEMFPYPSGRIHMGHVRNYTMGDVLARYRRMQGFEVLHPMGWDAFGMPAENAAMERGVHPEGWTRSNIAAMRDQLKRLGFSLDWSRELATCDPEYYGHEQALFLDLYEAGLVYRKESEVNWDPVDMTVLANEQVIDGKGWRSGAQVERRKLNQWFLKITDFAEELLDGLQTLEHWPDKVRLMQENWIGRSDGLRFRFELAPDRANADYPWVQAALRVGTGIEVFTTRPDTIFGASFVAVAADHPLARAVASENPDAAQFVAECRAGPTTAAALETAEKRGFLTGVEAVHPLNPEWRLPVWIANFVLMDYGTGAVFGVPAHDQRDHEFATKYELPIRRVVAGPTQDSTTPIGDSAEPGEGVIVNSDFLDGLSVPQAQQAVIRRAEESGWGTREVAYRLRDWGVSRQRYWGTPIPMIHCAACGPVPVPRAQLPIVLPKDVSFDVPGNPLDRHPSWRDVACPKCAGPARRETDTLDTFVDSSWYFIRFASQPIDAPFDRQEADSWLPVDQYIGGVEHAILHLLYARFWTRALERIGRVGVAEPFKGLFTQGMVTHETYRAADGSWLSPEQVRREGGAFVGVDSGEAVTLGRVEKMSKSKRNTIDPQPIVERYGADAVRWFMLSDSPPERDLEWSESGIEGAARFVQRVWRLASSETADGDDPALEQKRHATIAGVTEALEGLQFNKAVAQLYEFVSALEKAKPSRTRQDGVATLVRLVAPMAPHLAEECWQAIGGKGLAANAEWPKHDPALLVEDEVTLAVQVNGKLRDTIVVARGLGRDEAEAVALASEKVQKQLDGAAPRKVIVVPDRLVNIVA